The DNA window AGAGAGGCTGGAATACCTATTTTCAGAATTTTCTTCAATATTTCTCCGTCCCACCTAAGACGAAAGGACACGTACGTGTCTTTTTTGAAGAGCAACCAGTACGAGATTAGAAAAGAAGAAACGGCGATCGATAGCACTGTGGCGTAGGCGGCTCCTTTGATACCCCATCCAAAGACGTATATGAACACGGGATCGAGGGCTATGTTGAGAAAAGACCCCACCATTATGGCGATCATCGTCCTTTTTGCATCTCCTTCCCCCCTGAGAACACCGTTCGCCACGTTGTTGAACATGATCAGGGGAATGGAGTATATGAGAACTACAGAGTATTCGAGAGCCAATCGAAGGGTCTCTCCACGCGCGCCGGCAAAACCGAGAATGGATGAAATGACGGGCAGAAAAACTGCAACACCCATCAACCCGATGATCACCGAAAGTAACATGGAGACTGAAGCAGCAGTATCGGCACCTGTTTTGTCTCTTTCACCGATCTTCTGGGACACAATGGAGCTGGCTCCGACACCTATACCCGCTGCAAGCGAAATGATGATCATGAATACTGGAAAAAACAAGCCTATTGCTGCCAATGCCTGGGGTCCAAGTCCAGCAACCCAGATTCCGTCCGCTAGGTTGTAGACCGTTTGGACCAGCATGGCAAGCATCATGGGAATGGAGAGTTTCACTATCGCTTTTCTGGGATCTCCTCTCAGAAGTTTGATCCCTCTCGTTTCTCTTTCCAAAACATCTCACCTCCTGTTAAAAATTCTATCACCGAACTAGTGTTAGAATAGTTAAAAAAAGGAGGGCAGGAAGATGAAGTTCTTTCTCTTCGATTACGATGGGACGCTGGCAGAAGACAATGGTTTTGCAAGGGAGTATTTCAAAAATCTGACTCTGTTTTTCAAAAAACGAGGAATCCCCCTCTCACCGAATCTGGTTCTTGATTGTGTGGAGGAAATAACGAGAAACCCTGATGGTTCCACCAATTTAGAGAGATACATGAGATGCCTTGAGAGGAAAACAGGGCGGAGAGCAGGGGAATGGAAAGATCTCTTCATGGAGTTCTACGAAAGTGAACTATTCGACTCCCTCAGGCACGCAGTCAAACCTGTAAAGAAAACGATAGACCTTCTTGAGGAAAAGAAAAAGAAAGGAAAAATCGTTCTTGCAACAAATCCTGTTTTTCCCAGAATCGCCATAGTGAAAAGATTGAATTGGATAGGTCTCTCAGAAGAAGATTTCCACCTGATAACGGATATGGAAAACTTCCACTTCTGCAAGCCCGATCCGAGGTATTACCTCGAAATATGCGAGAAGATCGGTACCTCTCCGGAGAACTGTGTCATGTACGGTGATGACGATCTGAACGACGGGGCATGCGAAAGAACGGGAATGAGGTTCATCAAAGTTCGCTGAAGTAACTCAGGGCAACCTTCAAAACAAGAGGATCCCACTGAAGACCCTCGTTCTTTCGAAGAATTTCAAGGGCCGTGTTCTTGTTCATCGCCTTTCTGTAGGGCCTGTCACTTGTCATAGCATCGAAGGCATCTGCTATTGCAATTATTCTGGACTCAAGAGGTATCTCCTCTCCGGAAAGGTTATCGGGATAGCCACCTCCTCCGTACCACTCGTGGTGATGCCGTACTATTTTGGCTATGTCTGAAAAATCCTCCACCTTGCTGATCAACTTTTCTCCCAGCTCGGGATGTTTTTTCACCTCTTCGTATTCTTCCTTTGTGAGCTTCGAGGTCTTATTGAGTATCGCTCCTCTCATCCCTATTTTTCCTATGTCGTGGAGCAGGGCAGCTATTCTTATTCTTTCGATCCTATGTTTTGAAAGTCCCATTCTTCTGGCGATCTCCTGGGCATATTTGGAAACCCTCAAACTGTGGCCACTGGTGTAAGGATCTTTCAGTTCCATAGCGTAAGAAAACGCCTCTATGGTCTGAAAGAACGTACTCCTCAACTTCCTATAGAGGTTCAACCTCGAAAGGAAAATGCTCAGAACGCGCGCCATCATCTTCAGAGTAGAAAACTCGAATTCAGAAAACGCCGCTTCTTTTTCCACCTCTATCACAAACGGCATGTCTTCGTACTCGAAAAAAACAGCAGCAGCGGATCTTGCCTTTCCACCCGTTACATCAAAGAACTCTGGAAAGTCCTTCACATCCTCAATGAGAATGTCTTTTCTTTCTCTGAAAGCTCTCATGACGATTCCTCGATTCAGGTTTGTCTTTTCTACTTTTTCATCTCTCAAAAAGAAAGTGGTCAGCTTGTTGTCCTCCAGCATGGAAATGGAAGACAGAACGATTCCTGGAAGTATATCCCTCAGGTAGTGGAGCATTTTCTCCAAAAGTTCTGTTCTATTCGAAACCACCAGAACTTCTTCCAGGGAGGTGAGCATATGAGACAGGGTATTTCTATTTTCCAGCACTTCACAGTAGGAGTCGTGTGCTCTCAAAAGAAAGAGTGAAAAGTTCATAATGGATTTCAAAAATGTTTCTTCGTCTCTTTCCAGCTTTCTCGATATGAACAACTTTACCTCCGAATTTTTCGATCTTTTTTGAAGGAAGCTCTCAGTTTTTTTTCCAACCATGAACTCCTGTTTTGAGTTTTTCACCGCGAGGCCCGAGAGAGGCTCCACCAGCTTTCTTGAGTCGTAAAAGACCTTCTCCAGGATAGGGAAGGGATCAATTTCAAGGTCTATTTCTCCCATGATCTCCATCATCCTGTTCAGCTGGTTGGACAGCACCTGAAGACTTTCGTAGGACGCCTCCAGTTCTTGATTCACCGCGGTGAGCTGCTGGTTCAATGCCGTTAGTTCTTGGTTAACAGCGGAAAGCTCTTCTGTTTTTTTCTGTAAACTTTCCTCGCTTTTCTTTCTCCATTTTTTCTCAAGCAAAAGAAGAGAAAAGGCAAAAATGGCGAGAAAGGAAGGGATGTAGTCTTCTTTAATGGCACTTAAGATAGAAAAGAGCACAAGGAAAGAGACAAAGAGAGTCTCCAGAAAGAGAAGGGTTTTTTCAAAGGGGTTCTTTCTTATGAAAACAGCGAAGCTCAGCACCGCGATGGATACATAAAAGAGAGGAATGTTGATCAACGCAAGAGGAAGTGTCAGAAGGATCAGAAAGCTGTTCGAGCCAAGGATCTCCAGAGCGTAAGCAACTAGAAAAGCCGTCAAAAGGGATTGCCAACCCCCAAAGACGAACGGAAGGGAGAAAGGAGCAACTTTCAAGAGTCTTTTCAGCCTGAGATCTTTCGGAATGGAAAGATAAAGAGCGACTAGGAAAGACAACGCCGTGCCGAAGAGAACTTTTTCAACCACGTGTTCAATCCCTCCATGAGGACATCCATAGCCCTTGAAAGCGATTTTTTCTCGAGTACACAGGCAATTCTGATCTCTCTTTTTCCCAGCCCCGGTGTGATGTAGAATCCTTTCAGCGGTGCAACCATCGTTGTTTCACCGTTAAGATTGAAATCTGTGAGCATCCATTTGGCAAACTCCTCCGCATTTTCCACGGGAAGCTCTACAGTGACGTAGAAAGCTCCTGAGGGTCTTGTGAATTTTTTCAAACCGTGCTCCTCGAGTTTGTCGATAATGATTTCGACTCTTTCCCTGTACGTTTCTCTGACAGTTTCGAAAAAATCGTCATCAAGATTCAAAAGAGCAACAGAACCTATCTGTTCAAGAAGAGGAGGTGACAGCCTTCCCTGGGCCAGTTTCATGGCATGTTTCAGCACACGCTCGTTTTTTGTGATGAGGCACCCCACCCTCGCTCCACATGCACTGAATTTCTTTGAGACACTGTCCACTACTATTACCCTATCGTTTTCTAGGGTCATAGCACTCACGAAATTTCCTCGAAACACTATCTCGCTG is part of the Thermotoga sp. genome and encodes:
- a CDS encoding MATE family efflux transporter; translation: MKLSIPMMLAMLVQTVYNLADGIWVAGLGPQALAAIGLFFPVFMIIISLAAGIGVGASSIVSQKIGERDKTGADTAASVSMLLSVIIGLMGVAVFLPVISSILGFAGARGETLRLALEYSVVLIYSIPLIMFNNVANGVLRGEGDAKRTMIAIMVGSFLNIALDPVFIYVFGWGIKGAAYATVLSIAVSSFLISYWLLFKKDTYVSFRLRWDGEILKKILKIGIPASLAQITMSVAIYVLNVFVVKAGGDYGVAVFTSAWRVVNFGTVPLIGMATAVTSVTGAAFGERNGEKLETAHLYAVKLGFFVGLMVTTTILIFAPFIAKAFTYSQEGERLYGELVKALRILSLFLPSVPFGMFTSSMFQGVGQGLKSLIVTIMRTVIMQVLFSWLLVFVLNIGLTGAWWGIVLGNATSALITFTWGRFTVNQLKREFQVS
- a CDS encoding HAD family hydrolase, which translates into the protein MKFFLFDYDGTLAEDNGFAREYFKNLTLFFKKRGIPLSPNLVLDCVEEITRNPDGSTNLERYMRCLERKTGRRAGEWKDLFMEFYESELFDSLRHAVKPVKKTIDLLEEKKKKGKIVLATNPVFPRIAIVKRLNWIGLSEEDFHLITDMENFHFCKPDPRYYLEICEKIGTSPENCVMYGDDDLNDGACERTGMRFIKVR
- a CDS encoding HD domain-containing phosphohydrolase, which translates into the protein MVEKVLFGTALSFLVALYLSIPKDLRLKRLLKVAPFSLPFVFGGWQSLLTAFLVAYALEILGSNSFLILLTLPLALINIPLFYVSIAVLSFAVFIRKNPFEKTLLFLETLFVSFLVLFSILSAIKEDYIPSFLAIFAFSLLLLEKKWRKKSEESLQKKTEELSAVNQELTALNQQLTAVNQELEASYESLQVLSNQLNRMMEIMGEIDLEIDPFPILEKVFYDSRKLVEPLSGLAVKNSKQEFMVGKKTESFLQKRSKNSEVKLFISRKLERDEETFLKSIMNFSLFLLRAHDSYCEVLENRNTLSHMLTSLEEVLVVSNRTELLEKMLHYLRDILPGIVLSSISMLEDNKLTTFFLRDEKVEKTNLNRGIVMRAFRERKDILIEDVKDFPEFFDVTGGKARSAAAVFFEYEDMPFVIEVEKEAAFSEFEFSTLKMMARVLSIFLSRLNLYRKLRSTFFQTIEAFSYAMELKDPYTSGHSLRVSKYAQEIARRMGLSKHRIERIRIAALLHDIGKIGMRGAILNKTSKLTKEEYEEVKKHPELGEKLISKVEDFSDIAKIVRHHHEWYGGGGYPDNLSGEEIPLESRIIAIADAFDAMTSDRPYRKAMNKNTALEILRKNEGLQWDPLVLKVALSYFSEL